From one Gossypium hirsutum isolate 1008001.06 chromosome D08, Gossypium_hirsutum_v2.1, whole genome shotgun sequence genomic stretch:
- the LOC107933543 gene encoding uncharacterized protein produces MDRNQDQNAIVGVMTSVFAFGALWIKKLKTSKEIASHPHVNRDYERENYINSILYSGDQHCIDVIRMRLIAFFNLCDILSRNNLLQSTKSVNIREQVVIFLHIIGHNVRFRVIGSRYYRSTETVHRYFRIVLRAILKLYKLVIRLPDESTPSEIRNNPRFYLYFKDCIRALDGTHIRASVPFSIQGRFYSRKGGTTQNVLAVITFDLKFSHVLAGWEGSAHDSRILSDALSRPGGLRIPKGKYYLADAKYGIRNGYITPYRGVRYH; encoded by the exons atggatcgtaatCAAGATCAAAATGCAATTGTCGGAGTCATGACTTCAGTTTTCGCTTTtggggctctttggattaaaaaattaaaaactagtaAGGAAATTGCTTCTCACCCTCAtgtgaatcgagattatgaaagagaaaattatattaatagtattttatatagtggtgaccaacattgtattgatgtgataaggATGAGACTGATCgccttttttaatttgtgtgatattcttagtaggaataacttgttacaatcaactaaatctgtgaatattagggagcaagtagttatatttttacatataattggtcataatgtaaggtttcgagtgattggatctagatattatagatcaactgaGACAGTTCACCGTTACTTTAGGattgtattgagagctattttgaaattgtataaactagttattagattacctgatgagtcaactcctagtgaaatcagaaacaatccaaggttttatctttattttaaagattgtattagagcattagatggaactcataTTCGTGCATCCGTTCCATTTAGCATTCAAGGAAGATTTTATAGCCGTAAAGGGGGGACaacacaaaatgtattggctgtcattacatttgatttgaaattttcccatgttctagctggttgggaaggtagtgcacatgattctcgtattttaagtgatgcactttcacgcCCAGGAGGATTAAGAATTCCGAAAG gtaaatattatcttgctgatgctAAATATGGCATCCGAAATGGATATATTACCCCATATCGCGGTGTCCGATATCATTAA
- the LOC107933564 gene encoding uncharacterized protein isoform X1 yields MTCEADYRKRREYVTVPYLIALHKSIFHLFQSSKPPKNQPYNERNGKWKNISPLLHASCFQMKYLEGKLSLQKGMEKARLPLDLAMREAYFKGSLLDRVTSLEHRVFQLCLDLEFSSTSSTSTSTSGYASSSRGGSRGQSIPRSLPTFTNPNQFHKQESRQPLLSRSEIQEESETLLLQKDPKPLEQQVGNKRSNKKDKICGKSGKKTSLKWSHWKILGC; encoded by the exons ATGACTTGCGAGGCAGACTACAGAAAAAGGAGGGAATATGTAACCGTTCCTTACTTAATAGCTTTACATAAAagcatatttcacttatttcaatCATCTAAACCCCCCAAAAACCAACCCTACAATGAAAGAAATGGAAAATGGAAGAATATCTCACCACTCCTCCATGCCTCTTGTTTCCAG ATGAAATATTTAGAAGGGAAATTAAGTTTGCAGAAAGGAATGGAAAAGGCACGCTTGCCATTAGATTTGGCAATGAGGGAAGCTTACTTCAAAGGCTCCTTGTTGGATAGGGTGACATCTCTTGAACATAGAGTTTTTCAG CTATGTTTGGATTTGGAATTTAGTAGCACATCCAGCACTTCAACATCCACATCTGGTTATGCATCTTCCAGCCGAGGAGGATCCAGAGGACAATCCATACCTCGTTCCTTACCAACCTTCACCAACCCAAATCAATTTCACAAACAGGAATCCCGTCAACCTCTGCTTTCCAGGTCTGAAATTCAG GAAGAGTCTGAAACGCTGCTACTGCAAAAAGACCCGAAACCTCTTGAGCAACAAGTTGGGAACAAAAGGAGCAACAAGAAAGACAAGATATGCGGCAAAAGTGGGAAAAAGACATCTCTCAAATGGTCACATTGGAAAATATTGGGTTGCTAA
- the LOC107933564 gene encoding uncharacterized protein isoform X2, whose translation MKEMENGRISHHSSMPLVSRLDHLDFIMKYLEGKLSLQKGMEKARLPLDLAMREAYFKGSLLDRVTSLEHRVFQLCLDLEFSSTSSTSTSTSGYASSSRGGSRGQSIPRSLPTFTNPNQFHKQESRQPLLSRSEIQEESETLLLQKDPKPLEQQVGNKRSNKKDKICGKSGKKTSLKWSHWKILGC comes from the exons ATGAAAGAAATGGAAAATGGAAGAATATCTCACCACTCCTCCATGCCTCTTGTTTCCAGGTTGGATCATTTGGATTTCATT ATGAAATATTTAGAAGGGAAATTAAGTTTGCAGAAAGGAATGGAAAAGGCACGCTTGCCATTAGATTTGGCAATGAGGGAAGCTTACTTCAAAGGCTCCTTGTTGGATAGGGTGACATCTCTTGAACATAGAGTTTTTCAG CTATGTTTGGATTTGGAATTTAGTAGCACATCCAGCACTTCAACATCCACATCTGGTTATGCATCTTCCAGCCGAGGAGGATCCAGAGGACAATCCATACCTCGTTCCTTACCAACCTTCACCAACCCAAATCAATTTCACAAACAGGAATCCCGTCAACCTCTGCTTTCCAGGTCTGAAATTCAG GAAGAGTCTGAAACGCTGCTACTGCAAAAAGACCCGAAACCTCTTGAGCAACAAGTTGGGAACAAAAGGAGCAACAAGAAAGACAAGATATGCGGCAAAAGTGGGAAAAAGACATCTCTCAAATGGTCACATTGGAAAATATTGGGTTGCTAA